One part of the Bacillus sp. FJAT-45350 genome encodes these proteins:
- a CDS encoding sodium-dependent bicarbonate transport family permease: MLDMVVQNLLSPAVLFFLLGIIAAMVKSDLKFPQGLGEALSIYLLIAIGLKGGIELSNYSLATVSKPIVAALFLGTVIPIVTLFVLRKLMKMDLKNAIGLAATYGSVSIVTYGAAITFLENSNTSYESFMNAMVVLMEVPAILVALLLLGILEKSKDKETVLPDKKVGIIAQNPLSFISKDVLKESFFGKSVLLLVGSLLIGLAVGENGIPVIKPLFLDLYQSILILFLLNMGLIAGQRLAVVRRHGVKLLAFATVMPLMYGVLGILTGYVAGLSLGGATLMGVLAASASYIAAPAALRSSVPEADPSIYLGLALGITFPFNLVIGIPLFYSLANFLY; the protein is encoded by the coding sequence ATGTTAGATATGGTCGTGCAAAATTTATTATCTCCAGCAGTATTATTTTTCTTGCTAGGCATTATTGCCGCAATGGTGAAGTCTGACCTAAAGTTCCCACAAGGGCTTGGGGAAGCGTTAAGTATTTATTTATTAATCGCCATCGGGTTAAAAGGTGGTATTGAACTGTCAAACTATTCATTGGCGACCGTATCTAAACCAATTGTCGCTGCATTATTTTTAGGTACTGTCATTCCAATAGTGACCCTATTTGTACTTAGAAAACTGATGAAAATGGATTTAAAAAATGCAATTGGTCTAGCTGCAACTTATGGTTCAGTAAGTATTGTTACGTACGGTGCAGCAATTACTTTTTTAGAAAACTCAAATACGAGCTATGAAAGCTTTATGAATGCAATGGTTGTTCTTATGGAAGTACCAGCTATTTTAGTAGCTCTATTATTATTAGGTATTTTAGAGAAATCAAAAGACAAAGAAACTGTCCTACCAGATAAGAAGGTAGGAATTATTGCTCAAAATCCTTTATCTTTTATTAGCAAAGATGTTTTGAAAGAAAGCTTTTTTGGAAAAAGTGTACTACTACTTGTTGGAAGTCTTCTTATTGGTCTTGCTGTTGGTGAAAATGGTATTCCCGTTATTAAACCACTCTTCCTAGACCTCTACCAAAGTATTTTAATACTATTTTTATTAAACATGGGACTAATCGCAGGACAACGTTTAGCTGTTGTTAGACGTCATGGAGTGAAGTTATTAGCCTTCGCTACGGTTATGCCATTGATGTACGGGGTATTAGGAATCTTAACTGGTTATGTGGCAGGACTCTCTCTTGGAGGAGCAACGTTAATGGGCGTACTTGCAGCTAGTGCATCCTATATCGCAGCGCCAGCGGCTTTACGTTCTTCTGTACCTGAAGCTGACCCGTCCATCTACCTTGGTCTTGCTCTTGGGATTACATTCCCTTTCAACTTAGTTATCGGTATTCCTTTATTCTATTCACTAGCTAATTTCTTGTATTAA
- a CDS encoding DUF2294 domain-containing protein, giving the protein METTEKRKKGLLEAEISKALTQWEKEYFGRGSVQVKSDILRNMIIVQLQGILTPAEKELTKSETGLLSIKKIRSDLIETGNKQLKDLIYSLTNEQVESFHTDISTRNGERIIVFILQDNLEKKLAE; this is encoded by the coding sequence ATGGAAACAACGGAGAAACGTAAAAAAGGTCTGCTAGAGGCTGAAATTAGTAAAGCCCTCACTCAATGGGAAAAGGAATATTTCGGAAGAGGTTCTGTTCAAGTTAAATCAGATATTTTACGTAATATGATTATCGTACAGCTTCAGGGGATATTAACGCCAGCTGAAAAAGAGCTGACTAAAAGCGAAACTGGATTGCTCTCAATAAAGAAAATCCGGTCTGATTTAATTGAAACAGGAAACAAACAATTAAAAGATCTTATCTACTCATTAACAAATGAGCAAGTCGAAAGCTTTCACACCGATATTAGTACCCGTAACGGAGAACGTATTATTGTCTTTATTCTACAGGACAATTTAGAAAAGAAATTAGCTGAATAA
- a CDS encoding diacylglycerol/lipid kinase family protein: protein MYVFIVNPISGNGRTITIWKNIERLLVDKGITYDVKYTNGQGHATEIVRELDSSNVTAVIAVGGDGTVHDVVNGLKVVKVPLGIIPAGSGNDYARSMNIPKDFKLALERILTGKKKKIDILHVGERCCMTVIGIGFDGRVAELANSSKYKKILNGLNLGKFTYLAIVLKVLFQYKPTKVTITLDDEDITFDDVWLVAVANLPYYGGGMNICPDAESDDGILDVCIVHSITKLNLLKVFPKVFKGKHVSHQSITILRGKKIKVISDTPVVIHGDGEIIGQTPIEVIIVKDVLDIV, encoded by the coding sequence ATGTATGTATTTATAGTCAACCCTATTTCAGGGAATGGTAGGACAATAACTATTTGGAAAAATATAGAACGTTTATTGGTTGATAAAGGTATTACGTATGACGTGAAATATACTAACGGCCAGGGACATGCAACAGAAATAGTGCGAGAGCTTGATTCAAGTAATGTTACTGCAGTTATAGCTGTTGGTGGTGATGGTACGGTCCACGATGTGGTAAATGGTCTAAAGGTAGTTAAAGTTCCTCTAGGTATTATTCCGGCAGGCTCTGGTAATGATTATGCTCGCTCTATGAATATACCGAAAGATTTTAAATTAGCTTTAGAAAGAATTTTAACGGGTAAGAAAAAGAAAATAGATATTTTACATGTTGGAGAAAGATGTTGTATGACGGTTATCGGGATTGGCTTCGATGGAAGAGTGGCTGAACTAGCAAACAGTTCGAAATATAAGAAGATATTAAATGGGTTGAATCTTGGGAAATTTACCTATTTGGCAATTGTATTAAAAGTTCTCTTTCAATATAAACCAACAAAAGTAACAATTACATTAGATGATGAAGATATTACCTTTGATGATGTATGGTTGGTTGCCGTAGCTAATCTACCGTATTATGGTGGTGGAATGAATATTTGTCCTGATGCGGAGAGTGATGATGGAATATTAGATGTTTGCATCGTCCATTCCATTACTAAGTTAAATCTCCTTAAAGTATTTCCAAAAGTGTTTAAAGGAAAGCATGTATCACACCAATCTATTACAATACTAAGAGGAAAAAAAATCAAGGTCATCTCAGATACACCTGTTGTTATTCATGGAGATGGAGAAATCATAGGTCAAACTCCTATTGAAGTAATTATTGTAAAAGATGTACTAGATATTGTTTAG
- a CDS encoding DUF2268 domain-containing protein, producing MGTVATNRWLVQYIEKYSDTLSQQEKLQLQLDTMIAPLTRVFKSRDMVGLHRYLLESGLFYPDKNITEELEIMKSSQLWRTVQNEYLTLKKAWCGPKAKIFLYPLEERNELIMKELGGKMGLGFPDKIFLFVTGRLEESELKALVTHEYHHVCRLQSLDMPHDKVTLLDSLIIEGLAEVAVQERMGYRCVANWAKRYSEEEAKQIWYRFFINNKEIKGKEQHLPFLYGTDIIPPWGGYSVGFHIVNTAIKNDKELVTNELLQLSAKEILSISSFSS from the coding sequence TTGGGTACAGTAGCAACAAACCGGTGGCTCGTTCAGTATATAGAGAAATATAGTGATACATTGTCCCAGCAAGAAAAGTTACAACTTCAATTAGATACAATGATAGCGCCTCTTACTCGTGTATTTAAAAGTAGAGATATGGTTGGCTTACACCGTTATTTATTGGAAAGTGGATTATTTTATCCAGATAAAAATATTACAGAAGAGTTAGAAATAATGAAGTCTAGCCAGCTTTGGAGAACAGTTCAAAATGAATATCTTACCTTAAAAAAAGCATGGTGTGGACCAAAAGCGAAAATATTCCTTTACCCGTTAGAGGAGAGAAACGAATTGATAATGAAAGAACTTGGTGGAAAAATGGGTTTAGGATTTCCTGATAAAATTTTCTTATTTGTTACAGGACGATTAGAGGAGAGTGAGCTCAAAGCGTTAGTAACTCATGAATATCATCATGTTTGTCGCTTACAATCACTTGATATGCCTCATGATAAAGTAACGTTACTCGATTCACTTATTATTGAAGGGTTAGCAGAGGTAGCTGTTCAAGAAAGAATGGGCTATCGATGTGTTGCAAATTGGGCTAAGCGGTATTCAGAAGAAGAGGCGAAGCAAATTTGGTACAGGTTTTTCATAAATAATAAGGAAATTAAAGGGAAGGAACAACACCTACCATTTTTATATGGTACAGATATTATTCCGCCATGGGGTGGTTATAGTGTGGGCTTTCATATCGTAAATACTGCAATTAAAAATGACAAAGAACTTGTAACTAATGAGCTATTACAACTGTCAGCGAAAGAAATTCTATCTATTTCTTCCTTTTCATCATAA
- a CDS encoding YjbA family protein, translating to MVHVRDVWINWFEGEENGYNVCEFHEWRSDDRIEVLDQAIVVRVSNELYNYIENNIGELPDQLLNYVYQKSYLRKNMSRIQLDYCFIATDGQGVIAVDTVGYRTPIRKSRLTPRQEQIVFDLLENEQFTVYELDYEVDSKEYHILSPSPNDMKGLTRKERQLKQLLYMALDQLYTSGNVAEVRYWFTEWDPSMYIDIQGMNLDEAWNSLYAEVKEGWSEAHYKFCEALVKGQPFFEKLWELEHGQSVK from the coding sequence ATGGTCCATGTTCGAGATGTATGGATTAATTGGTTTGAAGGTGAAGAGAATGGTTACAATGTGTGTGAATTTCATGAGTGGAGAAGTGACGATCGTATAGAGGTGCTTGACCAAGCTATTGTTGTGAGGGTGAGCAATGAACTGTATAACTACATAGAAAACAATATAGGTGAGCTACCTGATCAGTTACTTAATTATGTCTATCAAAAAAGCTATTTACGAAAGAATATGTCCCGAATTCAATTAGATTATTGTTTTATTGCTACAGATGGACAAGGGGTCATCGCGGTAGATACCGTTGGATATCGAACACCGATTAGAAAGAGTAGGTTAACCCCAAGGCAAGAGCAAATAGTATTTGACCTTTTAGAGAATGAACAATTTACTGTATATGAGCTTGATTATGAAGTAGATAGCAAAGAATATCATATTCTTTCTCCGAGCCCTAATGATATGAAAGGGTTGACTAGAAAAGAAAGACAGCTTAAGCAACTTCTCTATATGGCGTTGGATCAGCTATATACATCAGGTAATGTTGCAGAGGTAAGATATTGGTTTACTGAATGGGACCCGAGTATGTATATTGACATTCAGGGAATGAACTTAGATGAAGCGTGGAACTCCTTATATGCTGAGGTTAAAGAAGGATGGTCAGAAGCTCATTATAAATTCTGTGAAGCTTTAGTGAAAGGACAACCCTTCTTTGAGAAACTGTGGGAACTAGAGCACGGACAAAGTGTGAAATAA
- a CDS encoding DUF2339 domain-containing protein produces the protein MNDQERIHALEKRVEKLEEELASIKSSQSSNVPTINKKRPITVQKNINKKVITKKNEKDWEKEFGQVWLPRIFIFVLLIGVIWAFKAGTELGLINEYVRVVAGFLAGGAMLLVGHIQSKKQHYVLSQVLLGGGVALFFVTTFSAHVLYGFLTLLLAFSIHVAVVALGLYLTIRYQSQSIGIVSSIGGFLVPFILNSSSGNVIFFVSYELLIFVAFMYIATRRQLNRLYSVIIYGLHFAFLAFSVFEPMSNIITFGAIIQHVMLLLYFLFGYDLKKENSFAVLSTSVFVALWAITSFNEFGYTFILLSMSIIYVVLALVIKRGNEVKAVLLSSVALILLIFFMKQYEASLGLLLLVQGAIVTYLGYRLFSKIQKFIGLVIYGIGLLFTLMNPIGAFISIEFVSWSVLMITLAGLYVLIKSALPKKNDVIIPVKVAITIIGLLYISQLAQLLTVNVGTTLEPMVLSISWLLYAALLIVYGFYREDKVIRVVGIALILFTLLKVILIDLPTVSIVVRALLFLVLGTIGVAVSRLFYRKKS, from the coding sequence ATGAATGATCAAGAAAGGATTCATGCTCTTGAAAAGAGGGTTGAAAAACTTGAAGAAGAGTTAGCATCTATTAAGAGTAGTCAATCCAGTAACGTTCCTACAATAAACAAAAAACGACCTATAACAGTACAAAAGAATATAAATAAAAAAGTAATAACAAAGAAAAATGAAAAAGATTGGGAAAAAGAATTCGGTCAAGTATGGTTACCAAGAATTTTTATCTTTGTCCTACTTATTGGTGTGATATGGGCTTTTAAGGCTGGTACAGAGCTTGGGCTAATAAACGAATATGTCAGAGTTGTTGCAGGATTTCTAGCCGGAGGTGCAATGCTTCTAGTTGGCCATATCCAATCAAAGAAGCAACATTATGTTCTTTCACAGGTTCTTCTTGGAGGAGGAGTGGCATTATTTTTTGTTACTACGTTTTCGGCACATGTTTTATATGGATTTCTAACATTGCTACTGGCATTTAGTATACATGTAGCAGTAGTTGCATTGGGACTATATTTAACGATTCGTTATCAGTCACAAAGTATCGGTATTGTCAGTAGTATTGGAGGTTTTCTAGTTCCATTTATATTAAACTCTTCTAGTGGCAATGTCATATTCTTTGTATCGTATGAGCTACTAATCTTTGTAGCATTTATGTATATAGCTACACGTCGTCAGTTAAATCGTTTATATTCAGTCATTATTTATGGATTGCATTTTGCTTTTCTCGCTTTTTCAGTATTTGAACCGATGTCTAACATTATTACATTCGGGGCCATTATTCAGCATGTTATGTTGTTGCTATATTTCCTATTTGGTTACGATTTGAAAAAGGAAAACAGTTTTGCAGTGTTGTCTACTTCAGTCTTCGTGGCGCTATGGGCAATAACTTCATTTAATGAGTTTGGTTATACGTTTATTTTACTAAGTATGTCTATTATTTATGTTGTATTAGCATTAGTGATAAAAAGAGGAAATGAAGTGAAAGCAGTCCTTCTTTCTAGTGTAGCTTTGATACTACTAATTTTCTTCATGAAGCAATATGAGGCTTCCCTTGGACTTCTTTTACTTGTACAGGGTGCAATCGTCACGTATCTTGGCTATCGTTTATTTTCTAAAATTCAAAAGTTTATTGGTCTAGTCATTTATGGAATTGGATTACTGTTTACACTAATGAACCCAATAGGAGCATTTATTTCAATTGAATTTGTATCTTGGTCAGTTTTAATGATTACGTTAGCTGGTCTCTATGTTTTAATAAAATCAGCGCTACCGAAGAAAAATGATGTGATTATCCCAGTGAAGGTCGCTATTACTATTATTGGTTTACTTTATATTTCACAGTTAGCTCAACTACTTACAGTGAATGTAGGAACAACTTTAGAACCGATGGTCTTATCAATAAGTTGGCTGCTGTATGCAGCACTATTAATTGTGTATGGATTTTATAGAGAGGATAAAGTAATACGAGTAGTTGGTATCGCTTTGATTTTGTTTACTCTACTTAAAGTCATTCTCATAGATTTACCAACTGTTTCAATTGTTGTTCGTGCTCTTCTTTTCCTTGTATTAGGTACAATAGGGGT